One Pantoea eucalypti genomic region harbors:
- the afaD gene encoding AfaD family invasin — MMNRKRLYLIAAALLTVMASSAPAVAAGSPQLVLQMNHGLQAGAVRDGTKLGRGTLVSYDIHTGFQLRSDQAASGQQGGRYVLTGQQNPAHQLRVRLVPQQQVVTEMADMQVITVHTGEDRMVFDILADGDQRVKADTYSLNIAGQVVTQ; from the coding sequence ATGATGAACAGAAAAAGATTGTATCTGATAGCGGCAGCACTTTTGACAGTCATGGCCAGCAGCGCTCCGGCTGTCGCTGCGGGCAGTCCGCAACTGGTGTTACAGATGAATCATGGCCTGCAGGCGGGTGCTGTCAGAGACGGCACAAAGCTCGGCAGGGGCACGCTGGTCAGCTACGACATTCATACGGGTTTTCAGCTCCGGAGCGATCAGGCTGCATCCGGCCAGCAGGGAGGGCGTTATGTGCTGACAGGCCAGCAGAATCCGGCGCATCAGTTGCGGGTGCGTCTGGTGCCACAGCAACAGGTGGTAACGGAAATGGCGGACATGCAGGTGATAACCGTGCATACCGGCGAAGACAGAATGGTTTTTGACATTCTGGCGGATGGCGACCAGAGGGTGAAAGCGGATACCTACTCTTTAAACATCGCTGGTCAGGTGGTCACTCAGTAA
- a CDS encoding ABC transporter substrate-binding protein: MKSVSRIPLSCCVLSALIPAAFSLSAHADEKIALLTSWYAQAEQGGYYQAQATGIYKRYGLDVSIQSGGPQVNGMQLLLAKRADVIIGYDLQLLESVQRGFQAKAIAAPFQFDPQGLLTHASVTSLDGLKDKTILVSSSGQSTWWPWLKARYQLSDSQVRPYTFNIQPFVADENVAQQAYVSSEVFQAQKAGVKSNFFLFSEHGYPPYGGILITRPELISSRKEAMAKFVKASMEGWVSYLQNPAAGNALIKKDNPKMTDDLLAWGVQQIKAHHLIDGGDAATKGWGTMTEARWQKTRDFMVNARLLNANTDWKQAYTTEIVDQMQVKP; encoded by the coding sequence ATGAAGTCAGTTTCCCGCATTCCCCTGTCTTGCTGCGTGCTGAGCGCGCTGATCCCTGCCGCATTTTCACTGTCGGCACACGCCGATGAGAAAATAGCGCTACTGACATCCTGGTACGCGCAGGCGGAGCAGGGCGGCTATTATCAGGCGCAGGCCACAGGCATTTACAAGCGTTACGGGCTGGATGTCAGCATTCAGTCCGGCGGCCCGCAGGTCAACGGCATGCAGTTGCTGCTGGCAAAGCGCGCGGACGTGATCATCGGTTATGATCTCCAGCTACTCGAATCCGTACAGCGCGGTTTTCAGGCCAAAGCCATCGCCGCCCCTTTCCAGTTTGATCCTCAGGGGCTGCTGACACATGCTTCAGTCACTTCCCTGGACGGTCTGAAAGACAAAACCATTTTAGTCTCCAGCTCCGGGCAATCGACCTGGTGGCCATGGCTGAAAGCACGCTATCAGCTTAGCGATTCACAGGTTCGTCCTTACACCTTCAATATCCAGCCCTTTGTGGCTGACGAAAATGTCGCGCAGCAAGCCTATGTCAGTTCTGAAGTTTTTCAGGCACAAAAGGCGGGTGTGAAATCAAATTTCTTCCTCTTCTCGGAGCACGGTTATCCCCCTTACGGCGGCATTCTGATCACCCGTCCTGAACTGATCAGCAGCCGGAAAGAGGCGATGGCTAAGTTTGTAAAGGCGTCGATGGAAGGATGGGTAAGCTATCTGCAAAATCCGGCGGCGGGCAACGCGCTGATCAAAAAGGATAACCCGAAGATGACGGACGACCTGCTGGCCTGGGGCGTTCAGCAAATCAAAGCGCACCATCTGATTGACGGCGGTGATGCGGCAACAAAGGGGTGGGGCACCATGACGGAAGCCCGCTGGCAGAAAACCCGTGATTTCATGGTGAACGCCAGACTGCTGAATGCGAATACCGACTGGAAGCAGGCGTATACCACTGAAATTGTCGACCAGATGCAGGTTAAGCCCTGA
- a CDS encoding amidohydrolase family protein: MSSDVLLIKNAHAILTGLPGEAARHAGPDIRVRHGVIEAIGSLTAMPDEQLIDARDCVVYPAWVNTHHHLFQSLLKGEPQGLNQSLTAWLSATPYRFRATFDESTFRLAVRIGLTELLRSGCATVADHNYLYWPDMPFDTSEILFSEGEALGMRIVLCRGGATQGRAIEKDLPQALRPENFGDYMADIERLVGRYHDPKPTSLRRVVMAPTTLLHSAPGAELREMAKLARSLGIRLHSHLSETVDYLDAARARFDMTPVQFCAEHDWLGEDVWFAHLVKLLPQEITMLGQTRTGIAHCPQSNGRLGSGIADLLALEQAGVPVSLGVDGAASNEAADMQSEAHAAWLLQRARKGMLATPRYDGGTFEGGGDAASVEDVVRWGSAGGAQILGLQQSGTVQVGRLADIAIYRLDDPRYFGLHDMAIGPVACAGRASLKALMINGRVIVENDVIPGLDLEAMRHEAMSAVRTLQQRAAR, encoded by the coding sequence ATGTCATCTGACGTTTTACTGATTAAAAATGCGCACGCAATCCTCACCGGCTTGCCGGGAGAGGCAGCGCGTCACGCCGGGCCGGATATTCGCGTGCGTCATGGGGTGATCGAGGCGATAGGTTCCCTGACGGCAATGCCCGACGAGCAGCTGATCGACGCCCGCGATTGCGTGGTTTATCCCGCCTGGGTGAATACGCACCATCACCTGTTTCAGTCATTGTTAAAAGGGGAACCGCAGGGGCTGAACCAAAGCCTGACCGCATGGCTGAGTGCCACGCCTTATCGTTTTCGTGCCACCTTCGATGAATCCACCTTTCGTCTTGCGGTGCGTATCGGCCTGACCGAACTGCTGCGTTCCGGCTGCGCGACGGTGGCGGACCATAACTACCTTTACTGGCCAGATATGCCGTTCGATACCTCGGAAATCCTGTTCAGTGAAGGTGAGGCGCTGGGAATGCGCATTGTGCTATGTCGGGGTGGCGCAACGCAGGGGCGCGCGATCGAGAAAGATTTGCCGCAGGCGCTGCGCCCGGAAAACTTCGGGGATTACATGGCGGATATTGAACGGCTGGTGGGTCGTTATCACGATCCGAAACCAACGTCACTGCGCCGTGTGGTGATGGCACCTACAACCTTGCTGCATTCTGCACCCGGTGCGGAGTTGCGCGAAATGGCGAAACTGGCCCGCAGTCTGGGGATTCGGCTGCACAGCCACTTGTCGGAAACCGTGGATTATCTTGATGCGGCGCGTGCCAGATTCGACATGACGCCGGTGCAGTTTTGTGCGGAACACGACTGGCTGGGTGAGGACGTCTGGTTTGCGCACCTGGTAAAACTGCTGCCGCAGGAAATCACGATGCTGGGTCAGACCCGCACCGGCATTGCACACTGCCCGCAAAGCAACGGGCGTCTGGGCAGCGGCATCGCTGATTTGCTGGCGCTGGAACAGGCCGGTGTGCCTGTTTCATTAGGCGTAGACGGTGCGGCATCGAACGAAGCCGCCGATATGCAAAGTGAAGCGCATGCGGCCTGGCTTTTGCAGCGCGCCCGAAAAGGCATGCTGGCGACACCGCGTTATGACGGCGGCACGTTTGAAGGCGGCGGCGACGCAGCATCTGTTGAAGACGTGGTGCGGTGGGGCAGCGCAGGCGGGGCGCAGATCCTTGGCCTGCAACAAAGCGGCACCGTGCAGGTGGGCAGGCTGGCGGATATCGCCATTTATCGGCTGGATGACCCGCGCTACTTCGGCCTGCACGACATGGCCATTGGTCCGGTGGCCTGTGCCGGACGCGCTTCGCTTAAGGCACTGATGATAAATGGCCGGGTGATCGTCGAAAACGATGTCATCCCCGGACTCGATTTGGAGGCCATGCGCCATGAGGCAATGTCTGCCGTCCGTACTTTACAACAGCGCGCTGCGCGCTAA
- a CDS encoding isopenicillin N synthase family dioxygenase produces MTQSNQTAYALQELEKEAGMGAMGEETFAREVRCIDLSDFENRKSEIADELWSAAVEIGFFQVSNHGIALGDIRQAFSMTEDFFSLPEEIKAQYPLARNAGWENKSQVRPSTRTPDQKESYQITRPLMAPLWPTEQELPAFKETMLNFESQCWQLGMKLLSCFALKLGFPEHFFEQAHNPDLQTYQSTLRMLHYYATEQSEQGMWRAGAHTDFDCLTLLFQRPGQGGLQVCPGKDRESQQWTSIEPREEVITCNIGDMLMRWSDDQLPSNFHRVRSPLPGEYQGARYSLAFFCQANKDVEILGPQAKYPAITAEDYLQQRIQANFAKG; encoded by the coding sequence ATGACGCAATCAAATCAAACAGCATATGCATTACAGGAACTGGAAAAAGAAGCAGGAATGGGCGCGATGGGTGAAGAAACTTTTGCCCGTGAAGTGCGTTGTATCGATTTATCAGATTTCGAAAACCGTAAAAGTGAGATCGCCGACGAACTCTGGAGCGCAGCCGTAGAAATTGGCTTCTTCCAGGTCAGCAATCACGGCATTGCACTCGGCGATATCCGTCAGGCGTTCAGCATGACAGAGGATTTCTTCTCACTGCCCGAAGAGATAAAAGCGCAATATCCGCTGGCGCGTAACGCAGGCTGGGAGAATAAATCTCAGGTGCGTCCATCAACCCGAACGCCAGACCAGAAAGAGTCTTACCAGATTACCCGTCCGCTGATGGCACCGCTATGGCCGACCGAACAGGAACTGCCGGCCTTCAAAGAGACCATGCTGAATTTTGAATCGCAATGCTGGCAACTGGGCATGAAACTGCTTTCCTGTTTTGCCCTCAAACTGGGCTTTCCTGAGCACTTTTTCGAGCAGGCACATAATCCGGACCTGCAAACTTACCAGAGTACGCTGCGCATGCTGCACTACTATGCCACTGAGCAGTCAGAGCAGGGGATGTGGCGCGCGGGTGCGCATACAGATTTTGACTGTCTGACGCTGCTGTTCCAGCGTCCCGGTCAGGGCGGGTTGCAGGTATGTCCTGGCAAAGACCGCGAAAGTCAGCAGTGGACCAGCATCGAGCCGCGCGAAGAGGTGATCACCTGCAACATCGGCGACATGCTGATGCGCTGGAGCGACGATCAGCTGCCGTCAAATTTCCACCGTGTGAGAAGCCCACTGCCCGGCGAATACCAGGGTGCGCGCTACAGCCTGGCCTTTTTCTGTCAGGCTAATAAAGATGTGGAGATTCTGGGGCCGCAGGCGAAATATCCGGCCATCACCGCCGAAGATTATCTGCAACAGCGCATTCAGGCGAACTTTGCGAAAGGATAA